In one Watersipora subatra chromosome 6, tzWatSuba1.1, whole genome shotgun sequence genomic region, the following are encoded:
- the LOC137398008 gene encoding apolipoprotein R-like has protein sequence MATQEPCPPIPHIDNGQGLDTGDTVRYACEPGYVLEGTNVITCVNGRWTVAPRCTRQLCPKPPNVPFSTEPTLSNGGVTATYTCLSGYRIIGGNGVTSRVVNCNTQSQFWPNLPSCEL, from the exons ATGGCAACTCAGG AGCCCTGTCCACCGATTCCACACATTGACAATGGTCAAGGGCTAGACACTGGAGATACCGTCAGATACGCCTGTGAACCTGGTTATGTGCTGGAAGGAACTAACGTCATAACTTGTGTCAATGGCAGATGGACTGTGGCCCCGAGGTGCACAAGAC AGCTCTGTCCCAAGCCTCCAAATGTGCCATTCTCTACTGAGCCAACACTAAGTAATGGAGGCGTGACCGCTACTTACACATGCCTCTCAGGCTACAGAATAATTGGAGGAAATGGGGTTACATCAAGAGTAGTCAACTGTAACACCCAGAGCCAGTTTTGGCCTAACCTACCATCTTGTGAAC TCTAA